A genomic stretch from Telmatocola sphagniphila includes:
- the glgX gene encoding glycogen debranching protein GlgX, whose translation MAISRTSQPDLDVKETRRGEVRRGIPLPMGSQETEGGVNFALFSRNATRVRLELFREPQDSKPSRAFDLDPLLNRTGDVWHIWIEGIRSGQLYAYRVDGPYEPWQGHRFNFCKLLLDPHATALAVLSDWDFGNARGYDSSATTKDLILSHVDDAGTMPKCIFMNEDLDWKDDRPPDHPWSKTIIYEMHVRGFTIHPNSDVKHPGSYRGVIEKIPYLKELGVTAVELMPVQEFNEHRTQDTNLKPGKILRNYWGYDPVSFFVTKASYCSAGTLGQEKLEFKEMVRALHSAGIEVILDVVFNHTAEGNELGPTFCFRGIDNSIFYMLEPDKRYYANYAGTGNTVNANHPVVRDYILAALRYWVVDMHVDGFRFDLASILGRDENGKLLADAPLLERIAEEPILRHVKLIAEAWDAAGAYEVGSFSERRWAEWNGHYRDDVRRFWRGDNGLLGLFASRICGSADIYTNSGKGPEGSINFVTCHDGFTLNDLVSYRYKHNEANGEDNQDGTNANFSENYGIEGETKTDAKIERCRNVQIKNFLLTLFISRGVPMILGGDEFRRTQSGNNNAYCQDNETSWHDWDRLTDQNEIFRFTRGLIAFRQAHPILSIEKFYTEAEIQWFGSGGGSPVWADPEEKQLGCLIHENKDSSLYLMFNAGTEAVHFVLPLLAMARHWYVAVDTAGESPRDLFSAGEEPVLDDCHTYPLTSRSGVILQMR comes from the coding sequence ATGGCAATTTCCAGAACCTCGCAGCCCGATCTCGATGTCAAAGAGACCAGACGTGGCGAAGTGCGTCGAGGGATTCCATTGCCGATGGGATCGCAGGAAACGGAGGGTGGAGTTAATTTTGCTTTATTCAGCCGAAACGCGACTCGTGTTCGCCTCGAACTATTTCGCGAACCCCAGGATTCGAAACCTTCGAGGGCATTCGATCTCGACCCCTTGCTTAATCGCACGGGCGACGTGTGGCACATTTGGATTGAAGGAATTCGTTCCGGTCAGCTCTATGCCTATCGGGTCGATGGCCCGTACGAGCCCTGGCAAGGCCATCGTTTCAACTTCTGCAAATTGCTCCTGGACCCGCATGCAACAGCTCTCGCAGTTCTGTCCGACTGGGATTTTGGAAACGCTCGGGGGTACGACTCCTCGGCAACCACTAAAGATTTGATTCTCTCACATGTCGATGATGCGGGAACTATGCCGAAATGCATATTCATGAATGAAGATTTAGATTGGAAAGATGATCGACCGCCCGATCATCCTTGGTCAAAAACAATCATTTATGAAATGCACGTTCGCGGCTTTACCATTCATCCAAATTCGGATGTCAAGCATCCCGGGAGCTATCGCGGCGTGATCGAGAAGATACCCTATTTAAAAGAGTTGGGCGTAACGGCCGTGGAATTAATGCCCGTCCAAGAGTTCAACGAACACCGAACGCAAGATACAAATCTGAAACCGGGTAAGATTCTCAGAAATTACTGGGGTTACGATCCAGTGTCTTTCTTTGTCACGAAAGCCTCCTATTGTAGTGCAGGGACGCTCGGCCAAGAGAAGTTGGAATTCAAAGAAATGGTGCGGGCACTCCATAGTGCCGGGATCGAAGTCATCCTCGATGTTGTGTTCAACCACACAGCCGAAGGAAACGAACTGGGGCCTACTTTTTGTTTCCGAGGGATCGACAACTCTATTTTCTACATGTTGGAACCCGACAAACGCTACTATGCTAATTATGCAGGTACAGGTAACACTGTTAACGCCAACCATCCCGTGGTTCGAGACTACATCTTGGCTGCCTTGCGTTATTGGGTTGTCGATATGCACGTGGACGGATTTCGATTCGATCTCGCTTCTATTCTAGGTCGAGACGAAAATGGCAAATTACTAGCCGATGCGCCGCTTCTGGAACGCATTGCCGAAGAACCGATCTTGAGACACGTGAAACTAATCGCCGAAGCGTGGGATGCAGCTGGTGCTTACGAAGTTGGTAGCTTTTCCGAACGGAGGTGGGCCGAGTGGAATGGCCATTACCGGGATGATGTCCGGCGTTTCTGGCGAGGCGACAATGGATTGCTAGGCCTTTTTGCAAGCCGAATCTGCGGTAGTGCGGACATCTATACAAATTCTGGCAAAGGCCCGGAGGGCAGCATCAACTTCGTCACCTGCCACGATGGCTTCACTTTGAACGATTTGGTGAGCTATCGCTACAAGCACAATGAGGCAAATGGAGAAGACAATCAAGACGGTACTAATGCGAATTTCAGCGAGAACTATGGTATCGAAGGAGAAACAAAGACGGATGCTAAGATCGAGCGGTGCAGGAACGTTCAAATCAAGAACTTTCTACTGACTTTGTTCATTTCCCGAGGAGTGCCGATGATACTAGGCGGGGATGAATTCCGTCGGACACAAAGCGGCAACAATAATGCCTATTGCCAAGATAACGAAACAAGTTGGCACGATTGGGATCGTCTAACAGATCAGAACGAAATCTTCCGCTTCACACGCGGCCTGATAGCCTTTCGTCAAGCTCATCCGATTCTCTCAATCGAGAAGTTCTACACGGAAGCAGAGATTCAATGGTTTGGCTCAGGGGGAGGTTCGCCCGTCTGGGCCGATCCGGAAGAAAAACAGCTTGGGTGTCTTATCCACGAAAACAAAGATAGCTCTCTGTATCTGATGTTTAACGCTGGAACCGAGGCAGTTCATTTTGTTCTCCCTTTATTAGCAATGGCGAGACATTGGTATGTCGCTGTTGACACTGCTGGAGAATCACCTCGCGATTTGTTCTCGGCAGGTGAGGAGCCGGTTTTGGATGACTGCCATACTTATCCGCTGACATCACGATCCGGTGTAATACTGCAAATGCGTTGA
- a CDS encoding HAD hydrolase-like protein has translation MKRTIPITTLFVDIGGVLLTNGWDRHARRRAATHFKLELDYDEIEDLHHLMFESYEADKFTLEEYLSRTVFHKERPFTREQFREFMFAQSQPYPEMLDLVARLKTHCGLKIAVVSNEARELNAHRISAFKLNGFIDFFISSCFVRLRKPDANIFRLALDIAQTPIEQVVYLENTPMFVEIAEGLGIQSILHTDFQSTRAKLASFGLQNVESVVHEIG, from the coding sequence ATGAAAAGAACGATACCAATCACGACTTTGTTTGTGGATATCGGCGGTGTACTGCTAACCAACGGGTGGGATCGTCATGCTCGCAGACGTGCGGCGACACACTTCAAACTGGAACTGGACTACGACGAGATCGAGGATCTACATCATTTGATGTTTGAGTCTTACGAAGCCGACAAATTCACACTTGAGGAATACTTGAGCCGCACTGTATTTCACAAGGAGCGACCGTTCACTCGGGAGCAGTTCCGTGAATTCATGTTCGCGCAGTCGCAACCGTATCCCGAGATGCTCGATTTGGTCGCTCGCCTCAAAACCCATTGCGGGCTGAAGATCGCTGTGGTCAGCAACGAGGCACGCGAACTGAATGCGCATAGGATTAGCGCGTTCAAGCTCAACGGGTTTATCGATTTTTTCATTTCCTCCTGCTTTGTCCGCCTTCGAAAACCCGACGCGAACATCTTTCGATTGGCTCTTGACATTGCCCAGACGCCCATCGAACAGGTGGTCTATCTCGAAAACACACCGATGTTCGTAGAGATCGCGGAAGGTTTGGGAATTCAAAGCATCCTGCACACGGACTTCCAATCGACACGTGCGAAACTTGCATCGTTCGGATTGCAGAATGTCGAAAGTGTTGTCCATGAAATCGGCTAA